Proteins encoded within one genomic window of Hermetia illucens chromosome 2, iHerIll2.2.curated.20191125, whole genome shotgun sequence:
- the LOC119647514 gene encoding esterase E4-like — protein MYGNIFGEMLIIVILLFVAKSVISLASPPRVILPHGGVLVGKHMQTSNGKFVDAFIGVPYAKPPVGKFRFASPQKADSWEGEKVTDTDTTVCLQYNKFEPGNIVGSEDCLYINLYTPTNRTKVDEFPVLVWFHGGAFALGGSNSEDTGPQRLLDNDIILVTVAYRLGALGFLSTGTLDSPGNYGLKDQAMALQWIRENIKTFGGNINDVIVAGQSAGGASASFHLVSPLSKGFFHKAIMHSGNYFDFWTIIDRKVAIERTKKLASLVNCTTANGSEELVGCLRETSALDIVATSDKFLATVTGHPLTVFAPVVEPKWAGAFLPENPRMLSKTYGHTIPIIIGVTSDDGLMTSASLIYTYNQEFKDNFKTFLPVMIGYDNRPPRVQEKITRQLDHFYFNGVHNWSVQNHQNLTNLLSDDLFYSGMDRFLRNRFAAKRFGPTYVYVFDQRGPKSFTELFEGGPEYYGVAHADDLPYIFPMDQLNISRTYCDNQMLYAMPKMWTDFMRTGNPTPNNSPVHPKWIPATKFPLNYAQIGNKNGGRSLDSYLNVTNTSIGAAREQDNVAGDFPCNSYNDTRSNEMAFGPKTCVIIRNKVSLEQRRMNFWRSLERSLAWN, from the exons ATGTACGgaaatatatttggtgaaatgtTGATAATAGTGATATTGTTGTTTGTGGCGAAAAGTGTTATCAGCCTAGCTTCACCTCCAAGAGTGATTTTACCCCACGGAGGTGTCCTTGTTGGGAAGCACATGCAAACTTCAAACGGAAAATTTGTCGACGCTTTCATTGGCGTACCTTATGCCAAACCACCAGTTGGAAAGTTTCGATTTGCA TCTCCACAAAAGGCTGATAGTTGGGAAGGAGAAAAGGTAACGGATACGGACACAACAGTATGTTTACAATACAATAAATTCGAGCCTGGAAATATTGTTGGAAGTGAAGATTGTTTGtatattaatttatatacaCCTACC AATCGAACAAAAGTTGATGAATTCCCTGTTCTGGTATGGTTCCATGGCGGAGCATTTGCTCTTGGCGGTTCTAATTCTGAGGACACTGGTCCACAAAGATTGTTAGATAACGACATAATTCTAGTCACCGTTGCTTACCGACTTGGGGCCCTGGGATTCCTCAGTACAGGGACGCTTGATTCTCCTGGTAACTATGGATTGAAAGATCAAGCAATGGCACTGCAGTGGATTcgagaaaatattaaaacattCGGTGGAAATATCAATGACGTGATCGTTGCTGGACAAAGCGCCGGAGGTGCTAGCGCATCCTTTCATTTAGTATCACCTTTATCGAAAG gCTTCTTTCATAAAGCAATCATGCATTCTGGGAACTATTTCGATTTTTGGACTATTATAGATAGGAAAGTAGCTATTGAGCGAACGAAAAAACTCGCGTCATTAGTCAATTGCACTACTGCGAACGGTTCTGAGGAATTGGTTGGATGCTTACGAGAAACGTCTGCGTTAGATATTGTTGCCACCTCAGACAAATTTCTT GCTACTGTTACCGGTCATCCCCTCACAGTCTTCGCTCCAGTTGTGGAGCCGAAGTGGGCAGGTGCTTTTCTACCGGAAAATCCTCGCATGTTGTCAAAAACATACGGTCATACAATTCCTATTATTATTGGTGTTACATCTGACGATGGCCTTATGACTTCAGCAT CACTTATTTATACATACAATCAAGAATTCAAGGACAACTTCAAAACTTTCCTCCCCGTAATGATTGGTTACGATAATCGACCGCCTAGGGTGCAAGAGAAAATCACGCGACAGCTTGATCATTTCTACTTCAATGGTGTCCATAATTGGAGCGTTCAGAATCACCAAAATTTAACGAAC CTTCTCTCCGACGACCTTTTTTATTCCGGAATGGATCGATTTTTACGAAATCGATTTGCTGCAAAAAGATTCGGACCAACTTATGTTTATGTGTTCGATCAAAGAGGACCAAAATCCTTTACGGAATTATTTGAAGGCGGACCTGAATACTAcg gagtagcacatgcTGACGATTTACCGTATATCTTCCCCATGGATCAACTTAATATATCCCGGACGTATTGCGATAACCAAATGCTATATGCCATGCCAAAAATGTGGACTGATTTCATGCGAACAGG AAACCCAACTCCCAACAATTCACCCGTTCACCCTAAATGGATACCTGCTACAAAGTTTCCTTTGAATTATGCACAAATAGGTAACAAAAACGGTGGACGATCCTTGGATTCTTATTTAAATGTTACCAATACTTCAATTGGTGCTGCCAGGGAACAAGACAATGTTGCAGGTGACTTTCCCTGCAACAGCTACAATGATACAAGAAGCAACGAAATGGCGTTCGGACCAAAGACTTGTGTCATCATTAGGAACAAAGTTAGTCTTGAACAGAGGCGAATGAATTTTTGGAGAAGCTTAGAAAGATCACTTGCGTGGAATTAG
- the LOC119647513 gene encoding esterase E4-like: protein MWKTIPILSVLITFGFSSVIAQIRPPPKVTLPNGGTLLGSFMFSTKRNFIEAYRGIPYAKPPIGNLRFANAVPFPPWTGDRIADHDAQPCPQQDRFGLDRTYFGNEDCLYLNVYTPTYRPLNASLSVMVFFHGGGFLYGGSSSAIYGPQRLLDDNVVLVTSNYRLGALGFLSTGTADSPGNNGLKDQIMALKWVKENIDAFGGNPADVTIFGHSAGAASVAYHLVSPLSQGLFHKAIMQSGTSFDPWALINLDTAIERAEKVGEVLNCTENNHTNPFSYMIECLRGKSSEEITLTTEEFYIVDDEPMNVFGPVIEPKELAGAFLTQHPMTIKTSYGTNVPLMIGVTSDEGVFKSAPILHNYEEAFENNFAEVLPTLLVYDELPIAVQDEITSKINTFYFKGERKWSKRKHHNLTNLFSDRLFYFGMDQFLRNRLTNGNSSSTYVYVFDHKGPRSLSQLYGGGQSYYGVAHGDELPFLFPLAQDHLRGSRNDEKMRWAMPKMWTDFAKTGEPTPPHSSVTEKWLPATEYPLNFARIGNKVYKNKWNPDDYSKINVTEESETHVSHDQSTDENEVGEKQRLDDRDPVVNGGLRTARKHHHSKHKKNKKNKSSRNYHYLVVKNELGLAEKRMAFWHNLQVFIEKAKL from the exons ATGTGGAAAACGATTCCTATATTGTCAGTATTAATTACATTCGGGTTCAGTAGTGTTATAGCGCAGATAAGGCCGCCGCCCAAAGTAACATTACCGAATGGCGGAACCTTACTTGGAAGCTTCATGTTCTCaacgaaaagaaattttatcgAGGCATACCGCGGAATTCCTTACGCGAAACCACCGATTGGGAATCTACGATTTGCG AATGCAGTACCTTTTCCACCATGGACCGGTGATAGAATAGCAGATCATGATGCTCAACCATGTCCACAACAAGATCGATTTGGGTTGGACAGGACTTACTTTGGCAATGAAGATTGTCTCTACCTAAACGTCTACACCCCCACG TACCGCCCGCTTAATGCCTCACTCTCAGTCATGGTGTTTTTCCATGGCGGAGGATTTTTGTATGGAGGATCATCATCTGCAATTTATGGACCGCAGCGACTGTTAGATGACAACGTTGTCTTAGTCACAAGTAATTATCGACTGGGCGCCTTAGGATTTCTATCCACTGGTACTGCGGATTCCCCTGGAAACAATGGACTCAAGGATCAAATAATGGCCTTAAAGTGGGTTAAAGAAAATATTGACGCTTTCGGGGGAAACCCAGCTGATGTCACCATTTTCGGCCACAGTGCCGGTGCTGCAAGCGTTGCATACCATTTAGTCTCCCCGTTAAGTCAAG GCTTGTTCCATAAAGCAATTATGCAATCAGGTACAAGTTTCGATCCATGGGCGCTTATTAATTTAGATACAGCAATTGAAAGAGCGGAAAAAGTTGGTGAAGTGCTGAACTGCACGGAAAATAACCACACCAACCCATTTTCCTACATGATTGAATGTTTGCGTGGAAAAAGTTCAGAAGAAATAACACTGACAACAGAGGAGTTCTAT ATTGTTGATGATGAGCCCATGAACGTTTTTGGCCCGGTTATAGAACCCAAAGAACTTGCTGGAGCATTTTTAACTCAACATCCAATGACCATCAAAACTTCTTATGGAACAAATGTTCCATTAATGATTGGCGTTACATCTGATGAAGGAGTGTTCAAATCAGCAC CGATTCTGCACAACTACGAAGAAGCTTTCGAGAACAATTTTGCCGAAGTGCTTCCAACCCTGCTCGTGTACGATGAGCTTCCAATCGCCGTTCAGGATGAAATAACATCGAAAATTAATACATTTTATTTCAAAGGAGAACGCAAGTGGAGTAAACGGAAGCATCATAATTTAACTAAC CTTTTCAGCGATAGACTTTTCTACTTTGGAATGGACCAATTTCTGCGTAATCGACTGACGAATGGAAATAGTAGTTCAACTTATGTCTACGTgttcgatcacaaaggaccAAGATCTTTGAGTCAGTTGTATGGTGGTGGTCAAAGTTATTATG GTGTTGCGCATGGCGATGAATTACCATTTCTATTCCCACTTGCCCAAGACCATTTACGAGGCAGCAGAAatgatgaaaaaatgaggtggGCCATGCCCAAAATGTGGACGGATTTTGCAAAAACTGG CGAGCCAACACCACCACATTCCTCAGTAACAGAGAAATGGCTACCAGCCACTGAATATCCCTTGAACTTTGCCAGAATTGGCAATaaagtttacaaaaataaatGGAATCCTGATGACTACAGCAAGATCAATGTGACCGAGGAAAGTGAAACCCATGTCAGTCACGATCAGAGCACAGATGAAAATGAAGTCGGTGAGAAGCAGAGACTTGACGATCGAGACCCTGTTGTCAATGGAGGCCTACGAACAGCAAGAAAACATCATCATAGcaaacacaaaaagaacaagaaaaataaGAGCAGTAGAAATTATCACTATTTAGTTGTGAAGAATGAACTTGGACTCGCAGAGAAGCGGATGGCATTTTGGCACAATTTGCAAGTTTTTATTGAGAAAGCAAAACTGTAA